The Nostoc sp. NIES-3756 DNA window TCTGAATGTCCTATAGTGACAGTAGGATTTTTAATTTTATAGTGACGATAATGTTGCTTGGCTGGTAATCCGTCGATGAACACGACTTGAGAAGCTACCGCATTAGAACCTTGAATATGGGAAATATCGTAACCTTCGATGCGGTGGGGTAAGTCAGGTAAATCGAGAATATCAGCTAAATCTTGGGTGGCTTGATGATTGCGATCGCCCATTTTCTGCATTCTTTGCAATTCATACTGGGCATTGCGCTCTACCATCTCAATTAATTCTGCCTTAACTTGGCGCTGGGGTGTGAAGATAGTAACTTTTCTTCCCTTACGCTGCGTTAAAACATCAGCTAATATTTCCGTGTCAGGTAAATCATGCTGGACTAAAATTTCTGCGGGAATTTCTACAGATTCGGCAGTTTGATAATGTTCTTCTAGCACCCGTTGTAAAATCGCCCCTGGTTCAGCATGGGAGTCAGCGACGAAAGCCAAGCGTCCTACCAATTGCCCAGCGCGAATCTGAAATAATTGAATACAGGCGTGTTGTTCGTTGGCTGCTAAGGCAATCGCATCCCGTGAAACGGTATCATCTGGTAAGGAAACCTTCTGTTCCGCCGTTAGGGATTTTAATCCACCGATTTGATCACGAATCCGCGCCGCTACTTCAAAATTCAACGCCTCAGCAGCTTTGTTCATTTGTTCACTCAGGATATCAATCAATTCCTGAGTCCGTCCTTGAAATACCATCGCCACTTTCTGGACAGTTTTGCGGTATTCTTCCGGCGAAATCAATTGTTGACACACACCAGGACACCGACCTAAATCATAATTTAAGCAAGGACGGTCTTTGAATAATGGTTGTGGGCGTTGTCTGAGGGCAAATATCCGCTTAGATATACGTAAGATTTCTCTTAACAAGCCTGAATCCGTATAAGGCCCGTAATATTTATCTTTTTCTTTGCCTAGTTGTCGTTTACGGGTAATGAAAATGCGAGGATAGTCTTCAGACCAAGTAATACAGACATAGGGATACTTTTTATCATCTTTAAGCAGTACGTTAAAGTATGGCTGGTGTTGCTTAATTAAGTTAGCTTCCAGCGCCAAGGCTTCAGCTTCGGTATCAGTGACGATGAACTCAATCTCTGTTACCTGCTTCACCATTGTGACGATGCGTTCCGTTTTGTTGTACCCGTCGCGGAAATAGGAACGAACCCGCGATCGCAACTTGCGTGATTTCCCAATATAAATGATGCGATCGCTTCCGTCCCGCATGAAATAAACGCCTGGTTCCGGTGGAATTTCGGAAAGACGAGCTTCCAAGCGCTCTGGATCTTTAACCAGTGGTAGTATTTGAGCAGATGTTGTCACAATTGCAAATAGGTAATCTCACAAATTTACCTACATCTATTTTAAGAAAAATAGCTGCTTTGTGCCGAATTTCCAAGAATTTATCAAGCAAAGATTAAGCAATATCTTTTTTAAATTATGTTTATATTTATACATGGTTTCTTGAGCAATCCTTTTTAATCTTTTGTTCCCAACTTTTTATTTACTAAGTAATAGTTAAAAGAATCCAGATTAATTACATAAAAATCTTATCTTATAACAAAAATTATCTAATTTTAAACAAGTAGAAAAATAAAAAAATATAATTAATCCAATTTGTCGTTGCTTGAAAAGCCTACTATACAATAGTTTTCAGCAATTCAAGCATAAACACAAATCAAACTATTTTAATTACATATGAAATAAAAATAATAATCTTCATATTGCTCATATATTTAAACTTAAATATTTACACTTCTATTAAATACTGGCTATTAAAAGTTAAGCAGATTAACGGATTCATATATTTAGTTATATCAATATCATTATAAATATAATTGGCAATGTTATTCTAAACCATCTTACTGTATGAATATCAAAGATTTTGAAACTTATTACAGAGACGCTATGGCTGAAGCCTTAAATGAGCTTCAATCTGCTGTTTTATTATTAGAACAAGTACAACGTAAAATTTATATTATTGGTAATTGTGTACAAAATATAAGCGAGAATGTTGAAAATGTTATTGCTCAAGAAAAAAAGGAATAAATCGAAGACTTACATATATTTAATAACTAATTCTTCCGAAATCTTTCTAAGTAGCTC harbors:
- the uvrC gene encoding excinuclease ABC subunit UvrC — encoded protein: MTTSAQILPLVKDPERLEARLSEIPPEPGVYFMRDGSDRIIYIGKSRKLRSRVRSYFRDGYNKTERIVTMVKQVTEIEFIVTDTEAEALALEANLIKQHQPYFNVLLKDDKKYPYVCITWSEDYPRIFITRKRQLGKEKDKYYGPYTDSGLLREILRISKRIFALRQRPQPLFKDRPCLNYDLGRCPGVCQQLISPEEYRKTVQKVAMVFQGRTQELIDILSEQMNKAAEALNFEVAARIRDQIGGLKSLTAEQKVSLPDDTVSRDAIALAANEQHACIQLFQIRAGQLVGRLAFVADSHAEPGAILQRVLEEHYQTAESVEIPAEILVQHDLPDTEILADVLTQRKGRKVTIFTPQRQVKAELIEMVERNAQYELQRMQKMGDRNHQATQDLADILDLPDLPHRIEGYDISHIQGSNAVASQVVFIDGLPAKQHYRHYKIKNPTVTIGHSDDFASLAEVIQRRFRKYAEDPQLQRAGNPDWPDLVMIDGGKGQLSSVVAILQEMNLLEDLRVISLAKRREEIFLPGESQPLETDAEQPGVQLLRRLRDEAHRFAVSFHRQQRSDKLKRSRLDEIPGLGHHRQKQLLAHFRSVDYIRQATPSQIAEVPGIGPRLAQAIYDYFHP